The following nucleotide sequence is from Brachyspira suanatina.
CATAGTAAAAGACGGTACTTACAGAATAGTTGTTGAAGCTACTATATATCAGGATAATAATGTGCTTTATACTTCTATTATCAATATAGGAAATCAGGCTAACTCTCAAAAAGCATCGGCTAAATACTCAAAACCTGAAGCTCAAAAAATAGATATAATAAAAAATGTAAATGTAAGTTTCATGCCTTAAATGACACTTAGTCCATTATATTGACATATACACTTCTATAGTATAATATAAAACCTTTCTAATATTTATAAGGGGAAAATATGTTCAAAAATAAAAATATTTTTAGAATAATTGTATCTTTTATTTTCTTAATAATAACATCTTTATTTCTATATTCTCAGGAATATGACACCAATTACTATAAAAATCTTTTTGATAAAATGTTTACAAATGAAGATGAATTAAAAGAAATGGCAAAGGACCCTAAAGAATATATGGAAAACCTGTTTAAAGAAGCAGCAGAAAAAGTATTAAAAGAAAAAATAGAACTTTATAAAAAATATAATGTTATAGAAATAGACAGTTTAGAATATGAATATCAAAATACTGCAGAAGGTTATGGTGATTTAGAAGATGTTAAGAAGTTTGTACAAAAATATGATATAAACGGAGTATATGATGGCTATACTTTGCTTTATACTTATTCAGGATATAGAGGCAGCACTGATATAGTAGAGTTCTTACTTGAAAATAATGCTGATGTTTATCAAAAATCTATTAATGGTAAAACAGCCCTTTACAGTTCCGTAGACGATTATGCTTATGATGTTGTTGAAATTATCTTGAAACATTATAAAAACGATGATGATATAAATGATGAGTTTTTGTTAGCTGTTAATAAAGAAAATGAGTTTATATTAAAAAGTCTATTAAAAAAGAAATTTTTGTTCTTTGGAAATAAATTCAAAATGGATTTAGACAAAGGGCTTGAAATAGCACTCGATAAAGGCAATGAAGATATAGCTGCTATATTGGTTTTAAATGGAGCTAAAACTGATAATTTTTTATATTATTTTAAATTGGTATTTGGTAAATATTTAATTCTTATAGCTATTCTTATAGCTGTTATTATTATTTTTATTAAAGCATATAAAAGAAGATATATTCCTGATATTTATCAAAAGACAATAACGTTTATAACTTTTAAAGATAAAGTAAATAATATGTATATTTACTGTTATGGTTATTATGGCAGACTATTATCTGTAATTAGTGGTTGTTTTGGAAATATATTTATAAATAATGATAAGATAAAAGGGTATTATAATATACTCAGTAATTTTATGGATAATTATATTTCTATTTATGATTTTAATGATAATAAAAAAAATGATAAAGAATATTTTAGCTGGTATGATATTATTATAGAAAGAAATGAAAAAGCTATCATAAAATTTGATTGTTCTCTTTATGATTTTATAAATAGTGATAAAAATGAAATTAACTATATTGTGGAAATATCTGATTCTAAAATTATAAATGGAGTTTTTGAAGTAAATAGAAATCCTGATATTAAGGTAGAATATTTTAAATTAATATTTAAAAAGATAGCAAAATCTAATCATTTGATAAATATTCTTCGCTATTTATTTGATCTATATCATTTCAATATAAAAAACAATGATAAAATTAATTCATATATAAACGGAGATAATAAATCGTATTCTGAAAAAACAAATGAATTGAAGATAAATGTTGAACAGATTTTAAAGAAACATGATAAGGTTTTATTTAATGATATAAAAATTAAATATTATGACAAGCTTAAAGATTTTTATAATGCTGATAATATAATTTATTTTGATGATAAAACAATATGCGTATACAAGAGATTTGCTAAGATAGAAGCTAATAATAATCTTATAATAAATAATATATCGCTTATAATTGATTTAGATAATGGAAAATTAATAAGTCCTTATTTGAAAGATTTCGTTAATAATGCTGATGAGATATTAAAAAGATATAATGTTCCTAAAAACTTTTATAATGATACAGACAATTTAATTTTTCTTATAACAGAAGCCGGTATTATATTGATGAAAGATAAAGGACATAAAAAAATATTTATTCCTTTAGATGATATAAAAGATAATATTAACAAAGATCATTATTTGTCTTATTTATTTGATTAATTTTTAGTATATACCTAAACAATTACATTTTGTCAACTACGAGCTGCTACCGTAGGTATGCTTCGCAGCACCTTTCCTCATGGTATAACCTATTATTAATGAATATACTCTATATGTGCATCTGATTACTTATTAATAATAAAAATTAATAATTTCTTATATATTAATTATTACAAATTGGTATTAATTATTTAGTATGATTCAATACTATATTTTTTAATGAAGATAAATAAAAAAATATAAAATATTTTAATATAAAAATGAATTTTCATTGACATAATTAAAAATCTTTTTTATAATACTATACCATAGGAGGTTATATGATATGAAAGGTAGAATTTTAAAATTTTCATTCTTTTTATTAATT
It contains:
- a CDS encoding ankyrin repeat domain-containing protein, with translation MFKNKNIFRIIVSFIFLIITSLFLYSQEYDTNYYKNLFDKMFTNEDELKEMAKDPKEYMENLFKEAAEKVLKEKIELYKKYNVIEIDSLEYEYQNTAEGYGDLEDVKKFVQKYDINGVYDGYTLLYTYSGYRGSTDIVEFLLENNADVYQKSINGKTALYSSVDDYAYDVVEIILKHYKNDDDINDEFLLAVNKENEFILKSLLKKKFLFFGNKFKMDLDKGLEIALDKGNEDIAAILVLNGAKTDNFLYYFKLVFGKYLILIAILIAVIIIFIKAYKRRYIPDIYQKTITFITFKDKVNNMYIYCYGYYGRLLSVISGCFGNIFINNDKIKGYYNILSNFMDNYISIYDFNDNKKNDKEYFSWYDIIIERNEKAIIKFDCSLYDFINSDKNEINYIVEISDSKIINGVFEVNRNPDIKVEYFKLIFKKIAKSNHLINILRYLFDLYHFNIKNNDKINSYINGDNKSYSEKTNELKINVEQILKKHDKVLFNDIKIKYYDKLKDFYNADNIIYFDDKTICVYKRFAKIEANNNLIINNISLIIDLDNGKLISPYLKDFVNNADEILKRYNVPKNFYNDTDNLIFLITEAGIILMKDKGHKKIFIPLDDIKDNINKDHYLSYLFD